Proteins from one Candidatus Schekmanbacteria bacterium RIFCSPLOWO2_02_FULL_38_14 genomic window:
- a CDS encoding c-type cytochrome biogenesis protein CcsB codes for MISSKLFGIAMIAYFASTLLYIFYLSLRKNGLASSASIITWIGFLFQTAGLILRWKDSYAMGAEYGRVPLTNLFESMVFFSWVIVIVYLGVELKFKYKSFGAFVIPFSLIALAYTAFLSDEIEPLVPALQSYWLHFHVATCFLGYAAFAVACGISIIYLMKEKAEKRGNNQGGYLSSFPAVKILDEVNYKVIAIGFPFLTIGVITGAYWANYAWGTYWSWDPKETWSLITWLVYAAFLHARYTYGWMGRRTAILSIAGFLMVIFCYLGVNLLLSGLHSYAT; via the coding sequence ATGATTAGTTCAAAGCTGTTCGGCATTGCGATGATTGCTTATTTTGCCTCAACCCTTCTGTATATTTTCTATCTTTCTTTAAGGAAAAATGGACTGGCTTCTTCTGCATCAATTATCACATGGATAGGCTTTTTATTCCAGACTGCGGGCTTGATACTGCGATGGAAAGATTCGTATGCTATGGGAGCTGAGTATGGCAGGGTGCCATTAACCAATCTTTTTGAATCAATGGTTTTTTTCTCATGGGTTATAGTGATTGTATACCTTGGGGTTGAGTTAAAGTTTAAATATAAATCCTTTGGCGCTTTTGTAATACCATTTTCACTGATAGCGCTTGCATATACAGCATTCCTTTCTGATGAGATTGAGCCTCTTGTTCCCGCTCTTCAGAGCTACTGGCTGCATTTTCATGTTGCTACCTGCTTTCTTGGTTATGCAGCTTTTGCAGTTGCCTGCGGAATTTCAATAATATATCTTATGAAAGAAAAAGCTGAAAAAAGAGGAAATAATCAGGGAGGATATCTTTCCTCTTTCCCTGCTGTAAAGATTCTTGATGAAGTAAACTACAAGGTGATAGCAATAGGATTTCCATTCCTGACCATAGGTGTTATAACAGGAGCTTACTGGGCTAATTATGCGTGGGGAACTTACTGGAGCTGGGACCCAAAAGAAACATGGTCGTTGATTACATGGCTTGTCTATGCGGCATTTCTTCACGCAAGATATACATACGGCTGGATGGGAAGGAGAACTGCAATTCTGTCAATTGCAGGTTTTCTGATGGTTATATTCTGCTATCTGGGAGTGAATCTGCTTCTTTCCGGCTTGCACAGCTACGCAACATAA